One Thiocapsa sp. genomic window carries:
- a CDS encoding efflux RND transporter periplasmic adaptor subunit produces the protein MKDGSDAVALGISEALTRAERKARSARTRRNVTFLLILVCLGTAGYFVFKGSEGDTLYTTAKAIKGDLSLTVTATGRLQPVNQVDVGTEVSGTIQSVEVDFNDRVVAGQILVKLDTEQLEAGFRQSKASLSLAEAGVMEANATLTETGNRLKRIRDLIGRDLSTEEELDRGVAAFARAEAGLAVAQAKVEQAQAQLDADRRALEKAIIRSPIDGIVLERRVESGQTVAAALQTPILLVLAEDLREMVLHVDIDEADVGQVLAGQQATFSVDAYPDKEFPADIRQVRFSPKSLDGVVTYETLLNVDNEELLLMPGMTATAEIGVARFRDVLLVPNAALRFSPREDVSKAVSKPSLFNRFAGQAREKPPSPIRDDAASDSRLVWVLESGVPEAVPVQVGVSDGVVTQILDGNIKPGDDLVVSMSTSVL, from the coding sequence ATGAAAGACGGTTCGGATGCGGTTGCGCTGGGAATAAGCGAAGCCCTGACGCGTGCGGAGAGGAAAGCGCGTAGCGCGCGTACGCGGCGAAATGTCACGTTCCTGCTCATCTTAGTGTGCCTCGGTACCGCCGGTTACTTCGTTTTCAAAGGCAGCGAAGGAGATACGCTCTATACTACGGCGAAGGCAATAAAAGGGGATCTGAGTCTTACCGTGACAGCGACCGGAAGACTTCAGCCCGTCAACCAGGTCGATGTCGGAACCGAGGTCTCGGGTACAATTCAGTCGGTCGAGGTCGATTTCAATGATCGTGTCGTTGCGGGGCAAATTCTGGTTAAGTTGGATACCGAGCAATTGGAGGCAGGGTTTCGGCAGTCAAAAGCCTCTTTGAGCTTGGCGGAAGCTGGGGTTATGGAGGCAAATGCCACGCTGACCGAAACCGGCAACCGCCTGAAACGAATCAGAGATCTCATCGGGAGGGACCTCTCGACAGAAGAAGAGTTGGATCGCGGGGTCGCGGCGTTTGCGAGGGCTGAAGCCGGGCTGGCCGTAGCCCAAGCAAAGGTTGAGCAGGCGCAGGCCCAACTTGACGCCGATCGGCGTGCTCTCGAGAAGGCGATCATTCGTTCGCCGATCGACGGTATTGTCCTGGAGCGGCGGGTGGAGTCCGGACAGACCGTGGCAGCAGCACTGCAAACACCAATCCTGCTGGTCCTGGCAGAAGATTTGCGGGAGATGGTTCTACACGTCGACATCGACGAGGCAGACGTCGGGCAGGTCCTTGCGGGACAGCAGGCAACCTTCAGCGTCGACGCATATCCCGACAAGGAGTTTCCGGCCGACATTCGGCAGGTTCGATTCTCCCCAAAGAGCTTGGACGGCGTCGTGACTTACGAGACGCTGTTGAACGTGGATAACGAGGAGCTCTTGTTGATGCCCGGGATGACGGCGACGGCGGAGATCGGCGTTGCACGTTTCCGCGATGTCTTGCTCGTTCCGAACGCCGCACTTCGCTTCAGTCCGCGGGAAGACGTCAGTAAAGCTGTCTCGAAGCCTTCGCTGTTCAATCGGTTTGCCGGCCAAGCGCGAGAGAAGCCGCCTTCTCCCATCCGGGACGATGCCGCCAGCGATAGTCGCCTGGTTTGGGTGTTGGAGTCAGGAGTCCCCGAAGCGGTTCCCGTTCAAGTCGGGGTGTCGGATGGTGTCGTCACCCAAATTCTCGACGGGAATATCAAGCCGGGGGACGATTTGGTGGTCAGCATGTCGACTTCGGTGCTCTGA
- a CDS encoding ABC transporter ATP-binding protein, with translation MASVASAVDMVPVIELRQVTRIYGRGEATVQALRGVDLTIRDGEFVAVMGPSGSGKSTAMNILGCLDSPSSGAYLFRGTEVGNLSRDQRAILRREYLGFVFQGYNLLSRTSAIENVELPLIYRRVRVHERRRRAREALRAVGLLNWEHHTPSEMSGGQQQRVAIARALVSEPLVLLADEPTGNLDSARSREIMELLTELNKVRGITVVMVTHEHDMAEYATRIVEFFDGLVAKDFSSEGAT, from the coding sequence GTGGCCTCGGTTGCGAGCGCGGTGGATATGGTCCCGGTCATTGAGCTGCGTCAGGTCACACGGATTTACGGGCGAGGCGAGGCGACCGTGCAGGCGCTTCGGGGTGTCGACTTGACGATCCGAGACGGCGAGTTTGTTGCCGTCATGGGGCCGAGCGGTTCGGGAAAGTCGACAGCGATGAATATCCTGGGGTGCTTGGATTCGCCGTCCTCCGGTGCGTACCTGTTTCGCGGGACCGAAGTCGGCAATTTGTCGCGCGACCAGCGGGCCATTCTCCGACGCGAGTATCTCGGCTTCGTATTCCAGGGATACAACCTTCTAAGCCGAACTTCCGCGATCGAGAATGTCGAGCTGCCTTTGATCTATCGACGTGTGCGTGTGCACGAACGTCGACGGCGAGCGCGCGAGGCATTGAGGGCCGTCGGGCTGTTGAACTGGGAGCATCACACTCCCTCGGAGATGTCCGGCGGACAACAGCAACGCGTTGCGATTGCACGGGCCTTGGTGAGCGAGCCGCTCGTGCTGCTCGCCGATGAACCCACGGGTAATTTGGATTCGGCTCGAAGCCGCGAAATCATGGAGTTGCTGACAGAGCTGAACAAGGTTCGCGGTATCACAGTGGTCATGGTTACTCATGAGCACGATATGGCGGAATATGCGACTCGCATTGTTGAGTTCTTCGACGGGCTCGTCGCGAAAGACTTCTCCAGCGAGGGTGCGACCTGA
- a CDS encoding ABC transporter permease: MLWSSFVLAGRAVRRNVLRSFLTVLGIVIGVAAVIIMVILGGGATLEVQRQIESLGSNLLILRPGQRVGPGVLSDARSFNLDDATTLRNEIPGLDAVAPAASLPMTAVVGNRKRATNVTGSDNAYFTVRNWTLVSGRSFTETELRAGKAVCVIGATVHRELFGQEDPIGSRIRLRRASCDVIGVLEAKGQSSVGLDQDDLILIPLKTLQRRFTGNQNVGLIYASVRAGDSIDLAKADIDRLMKERRLISPGDQSDFMVMDMREISGLLTTTTKILTALLGAVASVSLLVGGIGIMNIMLVSVTERTREIGIRLAIGAQEDEVMLQFLVEAVVLSTLGGLIGIVLAIGVSVWLAALLNLPFVFNVGVVVFAFLFSAAVGIVFGYFPARRAARLDPIEALRHE, translated from the coding sequence ATGCTCTGGAGCAGCTTCGTGCTCGCCGGGAGGGCTGTTCGCCGCAATGTGCTGCGTTCGTTTCTCACCGTTCTCGGAATCGTGATCGGCGTTGCTGCCGTCATCATTATGGTCATCCTTGGTGGAGGCGCTACCCTCGAGGTGCAGCGTCAGATCGAAAGCCTAGGAAGTAATCTCTTGATCTTACGGCCGGGGCAGCGCGTTGGTCCGGGTGTCCTGTCCGACGCGAGATCCTTTAATCTGGACGACGCGACAACTCTGCGCAACGAAATCCCTGGCTTGGATGCGGTTGCCCCGGCCGCATCGTTGCCGATGACGGCGGTGGTCGGTAATCGGAAGCGAGCGACCAACGTCACCGGCAGCGATAATGCGTATTTTACGGTGCGGAACTGGACACTGGTTTCGGGTCGCTCCTTCACCGAAACCGAGCTTCGTGCGGGTAAGGCGGTGTGCGTGATCGGTGCGACCGTTCACCGCGAATTGTTCGGTCAGGAGGATCCAATCGGATCGCGCATCCGCTTGAGAAGGGCCTCATGCGACGTCATCGGCGTGCTTGAGGCCAAGGGGCAAAGCAGCGTTGGGCTTGATCAGGACGACCTCATTCTTATCCCGCTCAAAACACTTCAGCGGCGCTTCACGGGAAATCAAAACGTCGGTCTAATCTACGCCTCCGTGCGTGCCGGAGATTCGATCGATCTCGCAAAGGCCGATATCGACCGACTCATGAAGGAGCGCCGGCTGATCTCCCCAGGTGATCAGTCCGATTTCATGGTCATGGATATGCGCGAGATCTCCGGACTTCTGACAACGACGACCAAGATACTGACCGCCCTATTGGGTGCGGTTGCATCGGTCAGCCTGTTGGTCGGCGGTATCGGTATCATGAATATTATGCTCGTGTCTGTAACCGAGCGCACTCGGGAGATCGGCATTCGGTTGGCGATCGGGGCTCAGGAGGACGAGGTGATGCTGCAATTCCTCGTCGAAGCCGTCGTGCTCTCGACACTCGGTGGATTGATCGGCATTGTCTTGGCCATTGGCGTCTCTGTTTGGCTGGCCGCTCTGCTGAACCTGCCTTTTGTATTCAACGTCGGAGTCGTTGTCTTTGCCTTTCTATTTTCGGCGGCCGTCGGCATCGTGTTCGGCTATTTTCCGGCCCGACGTGCTGCACGCTTGGACCCGATCGAGGCATTGCGACACGAATAA
- a CDS encoding DapH/DapD/GlmU-related protein: MRAIALPEAMMQLGLGRKLVILVYLSAYLLVLGVGLSAALWVFMALKPDDPARILPLSWAIIAAIITFCYGYLITLLVLRLIVPKSRPGVYRLTGTGRPPKQIVVFAMNNLLLRLRLTAPFATSLFPVLIKLPPLSWLYGRLFGPDSAVSYILDPYLVTIGKNTQLGFGTLVLAHFYDNRGLMLKPVRIGDRVVIGADSIICPGAEIGNGSVLQIRSVVYPDTLIPPNEYWGGNPAQKIKDLMPPVKPEKDTRTNPR, translated from the coding sequence GTGCGAGCGATTGCGCTTCCGGAAGCGATGATGCAGCTGGGCCTTGGCCGCAAGCTCGTTATCTTGGTTTATCTTTCGGCCTATTTGTTGGTCTTGGGCGTTGGTTTGAGCGCGGCGCTATGGGTGTTCATGGCTTTGAAGCCCGACGATCCGGCGCGTATTCTTCCCTTATCCTGGGCGATCATCGCTGCGATAATCACCTTCTGCTACGGTTATTTAATCACCCTGTTGGTGCTGCGGCTCATCGTTCCGAAATCGCGGCCGGGAGTTTACCGATTGACCGGGACGGGACGTCCCCCGAAGCAAATCGTTGTTTTCGCGATGAACAACTTGCTGCTGCGTTTGCGTTTGACCGCGCCATTTGCAACATCCCTGTTTCCGGTCCTGATCAAGCTTCCGCCTCTATCTTGGCTCTATGGAAGGCTATTCGGCCCCGACAGTGCCGTGAGCTATATTTTGGACCCTTACCTGGTGACGATCGGCAAGAACACTCAGCTCGGCTTCGGAACACTCGTGCTTGCGCATTTCTACGACAATCGCGGCCTGATGTTGAAACCGGTACGCATCGGCGATCGTGTCGTGATCGGCGCGGATTCAATCATCTGTCCGGGCGCCGAGATTGGTAACGGGTCCGTTCTGCAGATTCGTTCGGTCGTTTACCCCGATACGCTGATCCCTCCAAACGAATACTGGGGCGGTAATCCTGCTCAGAAAATTAAGGATTTGATGCCACCTGTCAAACCGGAGAAGGATACCCGCACCAATCCTCGCTGA
- a CDS encoding SDR family oxidoreductase, translated as MIQYRDWDIRDRVCIVTGGNAGLGRATATELARRGAQVFLAGRSRERTESAVAEIKDATGNPRVDWLTLDLASFGSVHACADAFLAKGLPLHVLVNNAGRSGCGGLTNDGFELVFGTNHIGHFLLTMRLLHRMLESAPGRIVNVTSLSHRKLKSVDWSIASRATPTSFTWPHPTYPVSKLANILFTKELAHRLAGTGITTYAAHPGVVATDIWRVIPTRLQPVLKLLKPLMATSEQGARTQIRCAVAPELATESGLFYADEKVRAPSALAQDAELAAELWRLSEDWCGYPSPV; from the coding sequence ATGATCCAGTATCGCGATTGGGACATCAGAGACCGCGTGTGCATCGTGACCGGTGGCAACGCCGGGCTTGGTCGGGCGACAGCCACCGAGTTGGCGAGACGGGGGGCGCAGGTCTTCTTGGCCGGTCGGTCGCGAGAGCGCACCGAGTCCGCGGTCGCCGAGATCAAAGACGCCACCGGCAACCCGCGGGTCGACTGGCTCACGCTCGATCTAGCTTCGTTCGGCTCCGTCCATGCCTGCGCGGACGCCTTCCTGGCCAAAGGACTGCCGCTGCACGTCCTCGTCAACAACGCCGGTCGCTCCGGCTGTGGCGGTCTGACAAATGACGGCTTCGAGCTGGTCTTCGGAACCAACCATATCGGCCATTTTTTATTGACGATGCGGTTACTCCACCGCATGCTGGAGTCCGCTCCCGGCCGTATCGTCAACGTCACCAGCCTCAGCCACCGCAAACTGAAGTCCGTTGACTGGTCGATCGCAAGCCGAGCGACACCAACGAGCTTTACCTGGCCGCACCCAACCTACCCCGTATCCAAGCTCGCCAACATTCTTTTCACGAAGGAGCTCGCACATCGGCTGGCCGGAACAGGCATCACGACGTATGCGGCCCATCCCGGTGTGGTTGCCACCGACATCTGGCGCGTCATCCCGACGCGGCTTCAACCTGTGCTGAAATTGCTCAAACCATTGATGGCGACATCCGAACAAGGTGCCCGCACGCAAATCCGGTGCGCCGTCGCGCCCGAGCTCGCGACGGAGTCAGGTCTCTTTTACGCCGACGAAAAGGTGCGCGCCCCTTCGGCGCTTGCGCAAGACGCCGAATTAGCGGCGGAACTCTGGCGTCTCAGCGAGGATTGGTGCGGGTATCCTTCTCCGGTTTGA
- a CDS encoding sulfotransferase — MTQDPVALDAWVEQRLDLGHSPWLFILGLNNSGTTLLTRVLEQHPMIRSLPHEGQWLTPALPHPPTFGAARTWSSRADIFHWIETDDPSPARRIRYDWAHYYPDRPGILLEKSPPNTLRSRWLEANFSPSRFIGIVRHPYALCEGAQRRLGVPVDETARHWRNGTGILLDDAEHLRHVVLMRYEDLTAHPAPLLRRLEAFLDVPPASLDETVLGDIKASYIRKESAPLRNMNPESFARLSHADRERIAAICGDLMDRIGYETLPIEGADGLVGGVAPQGHAWLTPAPLRQD, encoded by the coding sequence ATGACTCAAGATCCTGTGGCGCTCGATGCGTGGGTCGAGCAACGACTCGACCTCGGGCACAGCCCCTGGCTGTTTATCCTGGGCCTCAACAACTCCGGTACGACACTCCTCACGCGCGTGCTGGAACAGCATCCGATGATTCGCTCGCTGCCGCACGAAGGGCAATGGTTGACGCCGGCGCTTCCGCACCCGCCGACATTCGGTGCCGCGCGCACCTGGTCGAGCCGAGCTGACATCTTTCACTGGATCGAGACCGACGATCCGAGCCCCGCGCGCAGGATACGCTATGATTGGGCTCACTATTACCCCGATCGCCCCGGGATCCTGTTGGAGAAAAGCCCTCCCAACACGTTACGCTCACGCTGGCTCGAAGCAAATTTCTCACCGAGCCGATTCATCGGGATCGTGCGTCATCCCTACGCCTTGTGCGAGGGCGCGCAGAGACGGCTGGGGGTCCCGGTGGACGAAACCGCCCGACATTGGCGAAATGGCACCGGCATTCTACTCGACGACGCTGAGCACCTGCGGCACGTCGTTCTGATGCGTTACGAAGACCTGACCGCGCACCCGGCGCCGCTCTTGCGCCGCCTTGAGGCATTTCTCGATGTTCCGCCCGCATCCTTGGACGAGACCGTCCTCGGCGACATCAAGGCTAGTTATATCCGCAAGGAATCGGCGCCGCTCCGGAACATGAATCCGGAGAGCTTCGCGCGGCTTTCCCACGCGGATCGCGAGCGCATTGCTGCGATTTGCGGCGATCTAATGGATCGCATCGGATACGAGACGCTGCCCATCGAGGGTGCCGATGGATTAGTGGGCGGTGTCGCGCCGCAAGGACACGCTTGGCTGACACCCGCACCGCTGCGTCAAGACTGA